A stretch of the Capsicum annuum cultivar UCD-10X-F1 chromosome 8, UCD10Xv1.1, whole genome shotgun sequence genome encodes the following:
- the LOC107879259 gene encoding ATP-dependent RNA helicase DEAH13 isoform X1: MKCSTDINLDTDIWSLNDQDSNAIILPDKKKKNKKKEKERQVSKKLKTKNNNSKLSQSQKKKLKKVEEDKEKAILLAESIKTLKKHRIQDDLYSLMWSSRNLGQGETSREKRSREMQFSRAGLDVPHTDRPVKKRTVDDLSSDFLHDSEEMQPSPIVNGNLLHSSIGEGGVPTDAPIIPGSPLELTCQSGLLVCSRGASVRIKQEEDGTAECLKLDYQLNRLPVSDCHNDERRKSMDDTKAVQNPSLSNSSNSANCLPQRALTTPVVVHVSRPKEVENNRSDLPIVMMEQEIMEAINDNTCVIVCGETGCGKTTQVPQFLYEAGYGSNHSNGRGGIIGVTQPRRVAVLATAKRVAFELGLRLGKEVGFQVRHDRRIGDNCSIKFMTDGILLRELQNDFLLRRYSVLILDEAHERSLNTDILIGMLSRIIRERQKEYEEQQKKLLSGQTISPEKRVYPLKLVLMSATLRVEDFMSGRKIFCHPPPVMEVPTRQYPVTIHFSKRTEMVDYVGQAYKKILSIHKRLPPGGILVFVTGQREVEYLCQKLRKASKEIVDRASKDDNKLSLVSEGNTTREKVDKEISEAFDVERSSVNEITERFNSYDEDHGESYEDDSEISYDSADDSDLDVYSDDDAGLLNQKSPRSDGKLDVLGKEGTLTSLKDAFEALTSKRTSEPDSCGKELVPITEEGTASNESELLFGKVRVGANGTCAGPMCVLPLYAMLPASSQLRVFEEVKEGERLVVVATNVAETSLTIPGIKYVVDTGREKVKKYNSSNGMEAYEIQFISKASAAQRAGRAGRTGPGHCYRLYSSAVFNDMFFDFSNAEILKVPVDGVVLLLKSMHIDKVANFPFPTPPEPTALVEAERCLKVLEALDSNGRLTPLGKAMAQYPMSPRHSRMLLTVIQIMQKVKDYSRANTVFAYAVAAAAALSLSNPFLTEFEGKNKDLDGLKQDEKPGSAVSERDLGKEEKMRIKKLKETARVSRAKFSNPSSDVLTVAYALQCFELSGKPLEFCKDNTLHFKTMEEMSKLRKQLINLVFNSKLCELQQNFSWPHGNLDDVECAWRIPSNKCPLQLNEEEILGQAICAGWADRVAKRIKDVSSLSESDRKVHAVRYQACLVKETVFLHRRSSIAKSAPQYLVYTELLHTRRPYIQGATSVKENWLVKYAPSLCSFSAPLSDPKPYYDPMNDQVLCWVSPTFGPHLWKLPLHGLPIEDEISRVAVFASSLLEGKVLPCLKSVQKFLAASPASILKPESLGLKRVGNLLNKMRIRKIRIDSCAKLRKLWNGSNKGLYEEFEDWFQEGFRDHFKDLWAEMQREVRLDPIERFPEKVKRRKRKP, encoded by the exons ATGAAGTGTAGTACAGATATTAACCTCGATACAGACATCTGGAG CTTGAATGATCAAGACAGCAATGCAATTATATTGCCagacaagaaaaagaagaataagaagaaagaaaaggaaagacag GTGTCCAAAAAGCTTAAAACGAAGAATAATAATAGTAAGTTAAGTCAATCGCagaagaaaaagttgaagaaagTCGAG GAAGACAAAGAGAAGGCAATCCTTTTAGCAGAAAGCATTAAGACCTTGAA GAAGCACCGGATTCAAGATGATCTTTATTCACTTATGTGGTCTTCAAGGAACTTGGGTCAG GGTGAAACTAGCCGTGAAAAACGTAGTAGAGAAATGCAGTTTTCTAGGGCAGGGCTAGATGTGCCACATACAGATCGACCAGTCAAGAAAAGGACTGTCGATGACCTATCTAGTGATTTCTTGCATGATTCTGAAGAAATGCAGCCGAGTCCAATAGTCAATGGTAATCTTTTGCACTCCTCCATAGGAGAAGGTGGAGTCCCAACTGATGCACCCATCATACCAGGGTCTCCTCTAGAGTTGACTTGTCAGAGTGGTCTTTTAGTATGCAGTAGAGGTGCTTCTGTGCGAATTAAACAAGAAGAGGATGGTACTGCAGAATGTTTAAAGTTAGATTATCAGCTAAATCGCCTACCCGTTTCTGATTGTCATAATGATGAAAGGAGGAAATCAATG GACGATACCAAGGCTGTCCAAAATCCCAGTCTGAGCAATAGTAGCAACTCAGCTAACTGTCTTCCTCAAAGAGCTTTAACAACTCCAGTTGTTGTGCATGTTTCAAGACCAAAGGAGGTTGAAAATAACAGGAGCGATCTGCCGATAGTCATGATGGAGCAGGAGATAATGGAAGCTATAAATGACAACACTTGTGTAATAGTTTGTGGTGAGACTGGTTGTGGTAAGACAACCCAAGTTCCACAG TTCCTTTATGAAGCAGGCTATGGTTCAAATCATTCCAATGGTCGTGGTGGGATTATTGGTGTGACTCAACCACGCCGTGTTGCGGTTCTTGCAACTGCCAAGCGAGTGGCATTTGAGCTTGGTCTTCGTCTTGGCAAAGAGGTTGGTTTCCAAGTTAGGCATGACAGGAGGATAGGAGACAATTGTTCGATAAAGTTCATGACAGATGGAATTTTGCTTCGTGAACTGCAG AATGATTTTCTTTTAAGGCGTTACTCAGTCTTAATCTTGGATGAGGCTCATGAGAGGAGCTTGAACACCGATATACTAATCGGTATGCTTTCGCGTATAATAAGAGAACGTCAG AAAGAATATGAGGAACAACAGAAGAAGCTTCTTTCAGGACAAACAATAAGCCCTGAAAAGAGAGTTTATCCACTGAAACTTGTGCTGATGAGTGCTACACTTCGAGTTGAGGACTTCATGTCTGGCAGAAAAATTTTCTGTCATCCCCCCCCTGTAATGGAAGTCCCCACTCGCCAATATCCAGTGACTATTCATTTCTCTAAGAGAACTGAGATGGTGGACTATGTTGGCCAAGCGTATAAAAAGATATTGTCAATTCACAAGAGATTGCCGCCTGGTGGTATACTTGTGTTTGTGACAGGGCAAAGGGAAGTTGAATACTTGTGTCAAAAGTTGCGCAAAGCTTCTAAGGAGATAGTTGATAGAGCTTCCAAAGATGATAATAAGCTATCTTTGGTATCTGAAGGGAATACCACCAGAGAAAAGGTTGACAAGGAGATAAGTGAGGCATTTGATGTTGAAAGGAGTTCCGTAAATGAGATAACTGAACGCTTTAATTCCTATGATGAGGATCATGGTGAATCTTATGAAGATGACTCAGAAATTTCGTATGATTCAGCAGATGATAGTGATTTGGATGTTTATAGTGATGATGATGCAGGGCTGCTAAACCAAAAATCTCCACGCTCTGATGGTAAGTTAGATGTCTTAGGTAAGGAGGGAACCCTAACATCCCTGAAGGATGCATTTGAAGCTTTGACCAGTAAAAGGACATCAGAACCCGATTCCTGCGGAAAGGAACTTGTTCCTATTACTGAAGAAGGGACGGCCTCAAATGAATCTGAACTTCTATTCGGCAAGGTTAGGGTTGGGGCTAATGGGACTTGTGCTGGTCCGATGTGTGTTCTACCTCTTTATGCTATGCTTCCGGCATCCTCACAGCTTCGTGTGTTTGAAGAGGTCAAGGAAGGAGAACGCCTAGTTGTTGTGGCCACTAATGTGGCTGAAACCTCATTGACCATTCCTGGTATAAAATATGTGGTTGACACAGGAAGAGAAAAGGTCAAAAAGTACAACTCTTCTAATGGTATGGAAGCATATGAAATACAATTTATAAGTAAGGCTTCAGCTGCTCAGCGTGCAGGAAGAGCAGGAAGAACTGGTCCTGGGCACTGTTATCGGCTTTATTCTTCTGCAGTCTTCAATGACATGTTCTTTGACTTCTCAAATGCAGAAATACTGAAAGTACCAGTTGATGGTGTTGTCCTACTTCTGAAGTCCATGCATATTGATAAG GTTGCTAACTTCCCTTTCCCTACTCCTCCTGAGCCAACTGCCTTAGTTGAAGCAGAGCGTtgcttaaaggttcttgaagcaCTTGATAGCAATGGAAGGCTTACACCTCTAGGGAAGGCCATGGCACAATATCCTATGAGTCCTCGCCACTCCCGTATGCTCCTTACAGTAATACAAATAATGCAAAAGGTGAAGGATTATTCCCGCGCAAACACAGTCTTCGCTTATGCAGTTGCAGCAGCTGCAGCTTTGAGCTTGTCAAATCCTTTCCTTACGGAGTTTGAAGGGAAGAATAAAGATCTTGATGGCTTGAAACAGGATGAGAAACCAGGCTCAGCAGTAAGTGAGAGAGACTTGGGGAAAGAGGAGAAAATGAGGATAAAAAAGCTGAAAGAAACTGCTAGAGTGTCTCGTGCAAAGTTTTCAAACCCCAGCAGTGATGTTTTGACAGTGGCATATGCTCTACAATGTTTTGAACTTTCTGGTAAACCACTGGAATTCTGCAAAGACAACACATTACATTTTAAAACAATGGAGGAAATGTCCAAGTTGAGGAAGCAGCTCATTAATCTTGTTTTTAACTCCAAATTATGTGAGTTGCAGCAAAATTTCTCATGGCCTCATGGTAATTTGGATGACGTAGAATGTGCATGGAGGATTCCTTCAAACAAATGCCCTCTTCAACTGAATGAGGAGGAGATTTTGGGCCAAGCTATTTGTGCTGGCTGGGCGGACAGGGTTGCTAAACGCATTAAGGATGTTTCATCCTTATCGGAATCTGACAGAAAAGTTCATGCAGTTCGATATCAGGCTTGCTTGGTAAAAGAAACTGTGTTCCTCCATCGAAGGTCATCGATTGCTAAATCTGCTCCACAATATTTAGTCTACACTGAGCTACTGCATACAAGAAGGCCGTATATCCAAGGAGCAACTAGTGTGAAAGAGAATTGGCTCGTTAAGTATGCTCCATCGCTATGCAGTTTTTCTGCACCTCTCTCAGATCCAAAACCTTATTATGACCCGATGAATGATCAGGTCCTCTGTTGGGTGAGTCCAACTTTTGGCCCTCATCTTTGGAAGCTCCCTCTGCATGGTTTGCCAATCGAAGATGAAATCAGCCGGGTGGCAGTATTTGCTAGTTCTTTGCTTGAAGGCAAAGTTCTGCCTTGCCTAAAATCTGTACAGAAATTCTTGGCAGCCTCACCAGCTAGCATTTTGAAGCCTGAGTCGTTGGGACTTAAGCGGGTTGGCAATCTTTTAAACAAGATGAGGATCAGGAAGATAAGGATTGATAGTTGTGCCAAGCTAAGGAAGTTGTGGAATGGTAGCAACAAAGGATTGTATGAAGAATTTGAGGATTGGTTTCAGGAAGGATTTCGTGACCATTTTAAAGACCTTTGGGCAGAGATGCAACGTGAAGTACGTTTAGACCCGATAGAACGTTTCCCAGAGAAGGTcaagagaaggaaaaggaaacCATGA
- the LOC107879259 gene encoding ATP-dependent RNA helicase DEAH13 isoform X2, producing the protein MWSSRNLGQGETSREKRSREMQFSRAGLDVPHTDRPVKKRTVDDLSSDFLHDSEEMQPSPIVNGNLLHSSIGEGGVPTDAPIIPGSPLELTCQSGLLVCSRGASVRIKQEEDGTAECLKLDYQLNRLPVSDCHNDERRKSMDDTKAVQNPSLSNSSNSANCLPQRALTTPVVVHVSRPKEVENNRSDLPIVMMEQEIMEAINDNTCVIVCGETGCGKTTQVPQFLYEAGYGSNHSNGRGGIIGVTQPRRVAVLATAKRVAFELGLRLGKEVGFQVRHDRRIGDNCSIKFMTDGILLRELQNDFLLRRYSVLILDEAHERSLNTDILIGMLSRIIRERQKEYEEQQKKLLSGQTISPEKRVYPLKLVLMSATLRVEDFMSGRKIFCHPPPVMEVPTRQYPVTIHFSKRTEMVDYVGQAYKKILSIHKRLPPGGILVFVTGQREVEYLCQKLRKASKEIVDRASKDDNKLSLVSEGNTTREKVDKEISEAFDVERSSVNEITERFNSYDEDHGESYEDDSEISYDSADDSDLDVYSDDDAGLLNQKSPRSDGKLDVLGKEGTLTSLKDAFEALTSKRTSEPDSCGKELVPITEEGTASNESELLFGKVRVGANGTCAGPMCVLPLYAMLPASSQLRVFEEVKEGERLVVVATNVAETSLTIPGIKYVVDTGREKVKKYNSSNGMEAYEIQFISKASAAQRAGRAGRTGPGHCYRLYSSAVFNDMFFDFSNAEILKVPVDGVVLLLKSMHIDKVANFPFPTPPEPTALVEAERCLKVLEALDSNGRLTPLGKAMAQYPMSPRHSRMLLTVIQIMQKVKDYSRANTVFAYAVAAAAALSLSNPFLTEFEGKNKDLDGLKQDEKPGSAVSERDLGKEEKMRIKKLKETARVSRAKFSNPSSDVLTVAYALQCFELSGKPLEFCKDNTLHFKTMEEMSKLRKQLINLVFNSKLCELQQNFSWPHGNLDDVECAWRIPSNKCPLQLNEEEILGQAICAGWADRVAKRIKDVSSLSESDRKVHAVRYQACLVKETVFLHRRSSIAKSAPQYLVYTELLHTRRPYIQGATSVKENWLVKYAPSLCSFSAPLSDPKPYYDPMNDQVLCWVSPTFGPHLWKLPLHGLPIEDEISRVAVFASSLLEGKVLPCLKSVQKFLAASPASILKPESLGLKRVGNLLNKMRIRKIRIDSCAKLRKLWNGSNKGLYEEFEDWFQEGFRDHFKDLWAEMQREVRLDPIERFPEKVKRRKRKP; encoded by the exons ATGTGGTCTTCAAGGAACTTGGGTCAG GGTGAAACTAGCCGTGAAAAACGTAGTAGAGAAATGCAGTTTTCTAGGGCAGGGCTAGATGTGCCACATACAGATCGACCAGTCAAGAAAAGGACTGTCGATGACCTATCTAGTGATTTCTTGCATGATTCTGAAGAAATGCAGCCGAGTCCAATAGTCAATGGTAATCTTTTGCACTCCTCCATAGGAGAAGGTGGAGTCCCAACTGATGCACCCATCATACCAGGGTCTCCTCTAGAGTTGACTTGTCAGAGTGGTCTTTTAGTATGCAGTAGAGGTGCTTCTGTGCGAATTAAACAAGAAGAGGATGGTACTGCAGAATGTTTAAAGTTAGATTATCAGCTAAATCGCCTACCCGTTTCTGATTGTCATAATGATGAAAGGAGGAAATCAATG GACGATACCAAGGCTGTCCAAAATCCCAGTCTGAGCAATAGTAGCAACTCAGCTAACTGTCTTCCTCAAAGAGCTTTAACAACTCCAGTTGTTGTGCATGTTTCAAGACCAAAGGAGGTTGAAAATAACAGGAGCGATCTGCCGATAGTCATGATGGAGCAGGAGATAATGGAAGCTATAAATGACAACACTTGTGTAATAGTTTGTGGTGAGACTGGTTGTGGTAAGACAACCCAAGTTCCACAG TTCCTTTATGAAGCAGGCTATGGTTCAAATCATTCCAATGGTCGTGGTGGGATTATTGGTGTGACTCAACCACGCCGTGTTGCGGTTCTTGCAACTGCCAAGCGAGTGGCATTTGAGCTTGGTCTTCGTCTTGGCAAAGAGGTTGGTTTCCAAGTTAGGCATGACAGGAGGATAGGAGACAATTGTTCGATAAAGTTCATGACAGATGGAATTTTGCTTCGTGAACTGCAG AATGATTTTCTTTTAAGGCGTTACTCAGTCTTAATCTTGGATGAGGCTCATGAGAGGAGCTTGAACACCGATATACTAATCGGTATGCTTTCGCGTATAATAAGAGAACGTCAG AAAGAATATGAGGAACAACAGAAGAAGCTTCTTTCAGGACAAACAATAAGCCCTGAAAAGAGAGTTTATCCACTGAAACTTGTGCTGATGAGTGCTACACTTCGAGTTGAGGACTTCATGTCTGGCAGAAAAATTTTCTGTCATCCCCCCCCTGTAATGGAAGTCCCCACTCGCCAATATCCAGTGACTATTCATTTCTCTAAGAGAACTGAGATGGTGGACTATGTTGGCCAAGCGTATAAAAAGATATTGTCAATTCACAAGAGATTGCCGCCTGGTGGTATACTTGTGTTTGTGACAGGGCAAAGGGAAGTTGAATACTTGTGTCAAAAGTTGCGCAAAGCTTCTAAGGAGATAGTTGATAGAGCTTCCAAAGATGATAATAAGCTATCTTTGGTATCTGAAGGGAATACCACCAGAGAAAAGGTTGACAAGGAGATAAGTGAGGCATTTGATGTTGAAAGGAGTTCCGTAAATGAGATAACTGAACGCTTTAATTCCTATGATGAGGATCATGGTGAATCTTATGAAGATGACTCAGAAATTTCGTATGATTCAGCAGATGATAGTGATTTGGATGTTTATAGTGATGATGATGCAGGGCTGCTAAACCAAAAATCTCCACGCTCTGATGGTAAGTTAGATGTCTTAGGTAAGGAGGGAACCCTAACATCCCTGAAGGATGCATTTGAAGCTTTGACCAGTAAAAGGACATCAGAACCCGATTCCTGCGGAAAGGAACTTGTTCCTATTACTGAAGAAGGGACGGCCTCAAATGAATCTGAACTTCTATTCGGCAAGGTTAGGGTTGGGGCTAATGGGACTTGTGCTGGTCCGATGTGTGTTCTACCTCTTTATGCTATGCTTCCGGCATCCTCACAGCTTCGTGTGTTTGAAGAGGTCAAGGAAGGAGAACGCCTAGTTGTTGTGGCCACTAATGTGGCTGAAACCTCATTGACCATTCCTGGTATAAAATATGTGGTTGACACAGGAAGAGAAAAGGTCAAAAAGTACAACTCTTCTAATGGTATGGAAGCATATGAAATACAATTTATAAGTAAGGCTTCAGCTGCTCAGCGTGCAGGAAGAGCAGGAAGAACTGGTCCTGGGCACTGTTATCGGCTTTATTCTTCTGCAGTCTTCAATGACATGTTCTTTGACTTCTCAAATGCAGAAATACTGAAAGTACCAGTTGATGGTGTTGTCCTACTTCTGAAGTCCATGCATATTGATAAG GTTGCTAACTTCCCTTTCCCTACTCCTCCTGAGCCAACTGCCTTAGTTGAAGCAGAGCGTtgcttaaaggttcttgaagcaCTTGATAGCAATGGAAGGCTTACACCTCTAGGGAAGGCCATGGCACAATATCCTATGAGTCCTCGCCACTCCCGTATGCTCCTTACAGTAATACAAATAATGCAAAAGGTGAAGGATTATTCCCGCGCAAACACAGTCTTCGCTTATGCAGTTGCAGCAGCTGCAGCTTTGAGCTTGTCAAATCCTTTCCTTACGGAGTTTGAAGGGAAGAATAAAGATCTTGATGGCTTGAAACAGGATGAGAAACCAGGCTCAGCAGTAAGTGAGAGAGACTTGGGGAAAGAGGAGAAAATGAGGATAAAAAAGCTGAAAGAAACTGCTAGAGTGTCTCGTGCAAAGTTTTCAAACCCCAGCAGTGATGTTTTGACAGTGGCATATGCTCTACAATGTTTTGAACTTTCTGGTAAACCACTGGAATTCTGCAAAGACAACACATTACATTTTAAAACAATGGAGGAAATGTCCAAGTTGAGGAAGCAGCTCATTAATCTTGTTTTTAACTCCAAATTATGTGAGTTGCAGCAAAATTTCTCATGGCCTCATGGTAATTTGGATGACGTAGAATGTGCATGGAGGATTCCTTCAAACAAATGCCCTCTTCAACTGAATGAGGAGGAGATTTTGGGCCAAGCTATTTGTGCTGGCTGGGCGGACAGGGTTGCTAAACGCATTAAGGATGTTTCATCCTTATCGGAATCTGACAGAAAAGTTCATGCAGTTCGATATCAGGCTTGCTTGGTAAAAGAAACTGTGTTCCTCCATCGAAGGTCATCGATTGCTAAATCTGCTCCACAATATTTAGTCTACACTGAGCTACTGCATACAAGAAGGCCGTATATCCAAGGAGCAACTAGTGTGAAAGAGAATTGGCTCGTTAAGTATGCTCCATCGCTATGCAGTTTTTCTGCACCTCTCTCAGATCCAAAACCTTATTATGACCCGATGAATGATCAGGTCCTCTGTTGGGTGAGTCCAACTTTTGGCCCTCATCTTTGGAAGCTCCCTCTGCATGGTTTGCCAATCGAAGATGAAATCAGCCGGGTGGCAGTATTTGCTAGTTCTTTGCTTGAAGGCAAAGTTCTGCCTTGCCTAAAATCTGTACAGAAATTCTTGGCAGCCTCACCAGCTAGCATTTTGAAGCCTGAGTCGTTGGGACTTAAGCGGGTTGGCAATCTTTTAAACAAGATGAGGATCAGGAAGATAAGGATTGATAGTTGTGCCAAGCTAAGGAAGTTGTGGAATGGTAGCAACAAAGGATTGTATGAAGAATTTGAGGATTGGTTTCAGGAAGGATTTCGTGACCATTTTAAAGACCTTTGGGCAGAGATGCAACGTGAAGTACGTTTAGACCCGATAGAACGTTTCCCAGAGAAGGTcaagagaaggaaaaggaaacCATGA